In a single window of the Chaetodon trifascialis isolate fChaTrf1 chromosome 19, fChaTrf1.hap1, whole genome shotgun sequence genome:
- the LOC139348132 gene encoding uncharacterized protein — translation MIKLLSVAIVAGLLFAESNQQVSKITDGKGKTSYPTCICIEKSDTHCFMFLYLYSGWPCYFPTHIQCWTDWFDRDDPSGTGDWETLYNLRKENPGKICSKPADIEARTLSGLSVAAAGDVIYKSDTTEGFICKNEDQSKKKCNDYRVRFSCHPPFCGGGVCWTKWYDRDNPSGTGDWELLSNLKKENPGEICDYPLYIEAVTTDTITPAIDTGETFSVYNPTEGFVCRKIDQKSGVCRDYKVRFGCPCSY, via the exons ATGATCAAATTG TTAAGTGTTGCCATTGTTGCTGGACTGCTTTTTG CAGAAAGCAACCAGCAGGTCTCCAAAATAACTGATGGAAAAGGTAAGACTTCTTACCCCACTTGCA TTTGTATAGAAAAATCTGACACCCattgttttatgtttctttacCTCTATTCAGGATGGCCCTGCTACTTTCCCACCCACATTC AATGCTGGACAGACTGGTTTGACAGAGATGACCCCAGCGGAACTGGAGACTGGGAAACCCTCTACAATCTCCGTAAGGAGAACCCAGGAAAGATCTGCTCTAAACCAGCAGATATTGAGGCTAGGACTCTGTCTGGGCTCAGTGTGGCTGCAGCCGGGGATGTGATTTATAA AAGTGACACAACTGAAGGATTCATCTGCAAAAACGAGGACCAATCCAAGAAGAAGTGTAATGATTATCGTGTTCGCTTCAGCTGCCATCCCCCTttctgtggtggaggag TGTGCTGGACCAAGTGGTATGACAGAGACAATCCCAGTGGAACTGGCGACTGGGAGCTTTTGAGCAACCTGAAGAAAGAAAACCCAGGAGAAATCTGTGACTACCCACTGTACATTGAGGCTGTTACCACTGACACAATTACCCCAGCCATCGACACGGGCGAGACCTTCTCTGT CTACAATCCAACTGAGGGATTTGTTTGCCGCAAAATAGACCAGAAGTCTGGCGTGTGCCGTGACTACAAAGTTCGCTTTGGATGCCCATGCAGTTATTAA